From a region of the Deltaproteobacteria bacterium genome:
- a CDS encoding phosphoribosyltransferase, which yields MFEDRKDAGKKLAKALEKYKNKGVLVLAIPRGGVEVGYQIAKYLNADFSILISRKLPFPYNPESGFGAIAEDGSTFIFEDAERWLSKQTIAEVVKEQKQEIIRRIAVLRKNKPLPEITDRIVILVDDGIAMGSTMQASIMLCKNKGAGKIIVAVPVSGEDTAEEIEKIVDEIVVLEKPKFFQAVAQVYRNWYDVSDKEVLETMERWKHNNVN from the coding sequence ATGTTTGAAGATAGAAAAGATGCAGGCAAGAAGCTGGCTAAAGCTTTAGAAAAATATAAGAATAAAGGTGTTTTAGTTCTGGCAATTCCAAGAGGCGGGGTTGAAGTAGGATACCAGATTGCCAAATATTTAAATGCAGATTTTTCTATTTTGATATCGAGAAAACTGCCTTTTCCATATAATCCAGAATCAGGATTTGGTGCAATTGCAGAAGATGGAAGCACATTTATCTTTGAGGATGCTGAAAGATGGCTTTCTAAACAAACAATTGCTGAAGTTGTAAAAGAGCAAAAACAGGAAATCATAAGAAGGATAGCAGTATTGAGAAAAAATAAGCCTTTGCCGGAGATTACAGACAGAATTGTTATATTGGTTGACGATGGCATTGCTATGGGTTCTACTATGCAAGCGTCTATAATGCTTTGCAAAAATAAGGGAGCAGGAAAAATTATCGTAGCAGTGCCTGTTTCAGGAGAAGATACGGCAGAAGAGATAGAAAAAATAGTAGATGAAATAGTAGTTTTGGAAAAACCCAAATTTTTTCAAGCAGTAGCCCAGGTTTATAGAAATTGGTATGATGTCTCAGACAAAGAGGTATTGGAAACTATGGAAAGATGGAAGCATAACAATGTGAATTAA
- a CDS encoding fumarylacetoacetate hydrolase family protein — MKFVRFEKDDKISYGVLDGKNIAEISGQPFEKPLIYTKKIYSLEEVKILSPVTPSKIIGIGLNYAEHIKEMKDKRPATPKIFMKPSTSVIGTGETIIYPTHMSKRVDYEGELGIVIGKITKNVGVEEAKDCIFGYTIVNDVTARDLQKMDGVWTRAKGFDTFCPIGNVVETDIDPLNLHIVTYINGEIKQDSFTSHMIFNVYELVSYVSKIMTLLPGDVIASGTPKGVGPLNIDDEVEISIEGIGTLKNRVKNA, encoded by the coding sequence ATGAAGTTCGTGAGATTTGAAAAGGACGATAAAATCAGCTACGGTGTTTTGGATGGAAAAAATATTGCAGAAATTTCAGGGCAACCTTTTGAAAAACCTTTAATATACACCAAAAAGATATATAGCCTTGAAGAGGTAAAAATCCTGAGTCCGGTTACGCCCTCAAAGATTATAGGCATAGGCTTGAATTATGCTGAACATATAAAGGAAATGAAAGATAAAAGACCTGCTACACCGAAGATATTTATGAAACCTTCCACCAGTGTTATAGGAACAGGTGAGACAATCATATATCCAACCCATATGTCAAAAAGAGTTGATTATGAGGGGGAACTGGGAATTGTTATAGGAAAAATCACTAAAAATGTAGGTGTAGAGGAAGCTAAAGATTGTATATTCGGGTATACTATTGTCAACGATGTAACTGCAAGAGACTTGCAAAAGATGGATGGAGTGTGGACCAGAGCTAAGGGTTTTGATACCTTCTGTCCTATAGGAAATGTGGTAGAAACAGATATAGATCCCTTAAATCTTCATATTGTTACATATATAAACGGAGAGATAAAGCAAGATTCCTTCACATCTCATATGATATTCAATGTTTATGAGCTTGTCTCTTATGTTTCTAAAATCATGACGCTTTTACCGGGTGATGTGATAGCGAGCGGAACACCAAAAGGCGTAGGTCCTCTCAATATAGATGATGAGGTGGAAATTTCTATAGAGGGCATAGGAACTCTCAAAAATAGAGTGAAGAATGCCTAA